The Nocardioides panzhihuensis genome has a segment encoding these proteins:
- a CDS encoding NAD(P)H-quinone dehydrogenase encodes MARVTIIGGGPGGYEAALVAQQLGAEVTVVDRDGLGGSSVLTDCVPSKTLIATAELMSDMTLARDLGIHFRDHQGDPATELYADLELVNKRVKALALAQSSDIESRLSRRGIRIVKGTGRIDADKRQVVATRVEDGGEEAIENDAVLIATGARPRVLPTAQPDGERILTWEQVYDLDDLPSHMIVVGSGVTGVEFAGAYLNLGSQVTLVSSRDRVLPGEDADAATVLQDVLERQGMNILSKSRMESVTRSGDVVTVKLTDGREVTGSHCILALGSIPNTEGLGLEEAGIELDEGGFIRTDKVSRTSAYGVYAAGDCTGGFMLASTAAMAGRIAMRHFLGDAVIPMDLKEVAANVFTSPEIATVGYSQAQVDSGEVVAETLRLDLKGNPRAKMQGISDGFVKLISRPGTGVVIGGVVVGPRASELIHPIALAVSTGLTVDQIANTFTVYPSISGSTAEVARRLHHVE; translated from the coding sequence ATGGCGCGGGTGACGATCATTGGTGGGGGTCCAGGCGGATACGAGGCGGCGCTGGTCGCGCAGCAGCTCGGCGCGGAGGTGACGGTCGTCGACCGTGACGGCCTCGGCGGCAGTTCGGTGCTCACCGACTGCGTGCCCAGCAAGACCCTGATCGCCACCGCCGAGCTGATGTCGGACATGACGCTCGCCCGCGACCTGGGCATCCACTTCCGCGATCACCAGGGCGACCCGGCCACCGAGCTCTACGCCGACCTCGAGCTGGTCAACAAGCGCGTCAAGGCCCTCGCGCTCGCGCAGTCGAGCGACATCGAGAGCCGGCTGAGCCGTCGTGGGATCCGGATCGTCAAGGGCACCGGGCGCATCGACGCCGACAAGCGGCAGGTGGTCGCGACCCGGGTCGAGGACGGCGGCGAGGAGGCCATCGAGAACGACGCGGTCCTGATCGCCACCGGCGCCCGGCCGCGGGTGCTGCCCACCGCGCAGCCCGACGGCGAGCGGATCCTGACCTGGGAGCAGGTCTACGATCTCGACGATCTGCCCTCCCACATGATCGTCGTGGGCTCGGGTGTCACGGGTGTCGAGTTCGCCGGCGCCTACCTCAACCTCGGCTCGCAGGTCACCCTGGTCTCCTCGCGCGATCGGGTCCTCCCAGGCGAGGACGCGGATGCGGCGACCGTCCTCCAGGACGTACTCGAGCGTCAGGGCATGAACATCCTCAGCAAGTCGCGGATGGAGTCGGTGACCCGCTCCGGCGACGTCGTCACCGTGAAGCTGACCGACGGTCGCGAGGTCACCGGCAGCCACTGCATCCTCGCGCTCGGCTCGATCCCCAACACCGAGGGCCTCGGCCTGGAGGAGGCCGGCATCGAGCTCGACGAGGGCGGCTTCATCCGCACCGACAAGGTGTCGCGCACCTCCGCCTACGGCGTGTACGCCGCCGGTGACTGCACCGGCGGCTTCATGCTCGCCTCGACGGCCGCCATGGCCGGCCGGATCGCGATGCGCCACTTCCTCGGTGACGCCGTCATTCCGATGGACCTCAAGGAGGTCGCGGCCAACGTCTTCACCTCGCCCGAGATCGCCACGGTCGGGTATTCGCAGGCCCAGGTCGACTCCGGCGAGGTCGTCGCCGAGACCCTGCGCCTCGACCTCAAGGGCAACCCGCGGGCCAAGATGCAGGGCATCTCCGACGGTTTCGTCAAGCTCATCTCCCGCCCCGGCACCGGCGTCGTCATCGGCGGAGTCGTCGTCGGCCCCCGCGCCTCCGAGCTCATCCACCCGATCGCGCTCGCCGTCTCGACCGGGCTGACCGTTGACCAGATCGCCAACACCTTTACCGTCTACCCGTCGATCTCCGGCTCCACCGCCGAGGTCGCCCGCCGCCTCCACCACGTCGAGTAG
- the erm gene encoding 23S ribosomal RNA methyltransferase Erm: MSDVRPGRHELGQNFLTDRSVLDRIVYLVSQRQGPLVEWGTGNGAVTLALADLGRPLVGVEIDSRRAADLRRRIGTHVCISEGDILRHAPPQDAVVVSNVPFHLTTPILRHLLASATWRHAVLLTQWEVARKRAGVGGTTQLTAQWWPWFTFTLDRQVPSTAFRPRPNVDGGLLLIDRRREPLLPDSDLRDFQSWVATVFSSRGRGVAEILRRNGVPVALAGEIARRRRRTQAPVLPRDLRAEDWVEAYAARA; encoded by the coding sequence ATGTCCGACGTACGCCCTGGCCGGCACGAGCTCGGCCAGAACTTTCTCACCGACCGGTCGGTACTCGACCGGATCGTTTATCTCGTCTCGCAGCGGCAGGGTCCGCTGGTGGAGTGGGGCACCGGCAACGGTGCGGTCACACTGGCTCTGGCGGACCTGGGACGGCCGCTGGTGGGGGTCGAGATCGACTCCCGTCGAGCGGCCGACCTGCGCCGCCGGATCGGGACGCACGTGTGCATCTCCGAAGGCGACATCCTGCGCCATGCGCCACCGCAGGACGCCGTCGTCGTCTCCAACGTCCCGTTCCACCTGACCACGCCGATCCTGCGTCACCTGCTCGCGTCGGCGACCTGGCGCCACGCCGTGCTCCTCACCCAGTGGGAGGTCGCCCGCAAGCGCGCGGGCGTCGGCGGCACCACCCAGCTCACCGCGCAGTGGTGGCCGTGGTTCACCTTCACCCTCGACCGCCAGGTCCCGTCGACCGCGTTCCGCCCGCGGCCCAACGTCGACGGCGGACTGCTGCTCATCGACCGTCGCCGGGAGCCGTTGCTGCCCGACTCGGACCTCCGCGACTTCCAGTCGTGGGTGGCCACGGTCTTCAGCAGCCGGGGCCGCGGAGTCGCCGAGATCCTGCGCCGCAACGGCGTCCCCGTTGCGCTTGCCGGCGAGATCGCGCGGCGGCGCCGACGCACCCAGGCCCCGGTGCTGCCGCGAGACCTGCGTGCGGAGGACTGGGTCGAGGCGTACGCGGCCCGGGCCTAG
- a CDS encoding pyruvate carboxylase, which translates to MFTKVLVANRGEIAIRAFRAGYELGAKTVAVFPYEDRGSEHRLKADEAYQIGELGHPIRAYLDPDAIVEVAKQSGADAIYPGYGFLSENPALAEACARAGITFVGPSAEVLTLTGNKATAIAAAKAAGVPTLQSVEPSTDVDALVSAASALPYPLFVKAVAGGGGRGMRRVDSPDKLREAVETCMREGEAAFGDPTVFIEQAVVEPRHIEVQILADGEGNVIHLFERDCSVQRRHQKVVEIAPAPNLDPELRERMCADAVRFAKEIGYSCAGTVEFLLDQHGNYVFIEMNPRIQVEHTVTEEVTDVDLVRSQMRIAAGETLADLGLTQDAVQLRGAAMQCRITTEDPANNFRPDTGMITTYRSPGGAGIRVDGGTIYAGAEVSPHFDSMLAKLTCRGRTFEDAVTRARRAVAEFRIRGVATNIPFLQALLDDQDFIAGSITTSFIETHPQLLTARASGDRGTKLLTYLADVTVNQPHGAAPVSLHPVEKLPKLDLSEAPPTGSRDLLRELGPEGFAAALRAQEPVAVTDTTFRDAHQSLLATRVRTTDLLGVAGHVARLTPQLWSLEAWGGATYDVALRFLSEDPWERLAQLREAIPNVNLQMLLRGRNTVGYTPYPTEVTDAFVSEAAETGIDVFRIFDALNDVSQMRPAIDAVRATGTSIAEVALCYTGDLSSPDEKLYTLDYYLRLAEEIVSAGAHVLAIKDMAGLLRAPAARTLVTALRSRFDVPVHLHTHDTAGGQLATLTAAIEAGVDAVDAACASMAGTTSQPPLSSLVAATDHTPRATGLSLAAVNSLEPYWEAVRRVYAPFESGLPAPTGRVYRHEIPGGQLSNLRQQAIALGLGEKFEQIEDMYAAANQILGRVPKVTPSSKVIGDLALSLVAAGADPAAFEADPASYDIPASVIGFLNGELGDPPGGWPEPFRGKAIAGRTWKESSPTLSAEDAAGLASDRRGTLNRLLFPGPTKEFTEARSKWGDVSVISTLDYLYGMREGEEHIVELSEGKTVIFGLTAVSEPDERGIRTVMATINGHLRPIEVRDRSVAAEVAAAEKADPAVPGQVAAPFQGVVTIAVETGESVKAGDTVATIEAMKMEAAITAPVDGTVSRLAFSGTQSVDGGDLVLVLD; encoded by the coding sequence ATGTTCACGAAGGTGTTGGTTGCCAACCGCGGCGAGATCGCGATCCGAGCTTTCCGCGCAGGCTATGAGCTCGGGGCCAAGACGGTCGCCGTCTTTCCCTACGAGGACCGGGGCTCAGAGCACCGGCTGAAGGCCGACGAGGCCTACCAGATCGGAGAGCTCGGTCATCCGATCCGGGCCTATCTCGATCCCGACGCGATCGTCGAGGTCGCCAAGCAGAGCGGCGCGGACGCCATCTACCCGGGCTACGGGTTCCTCTCCGAGAACCCGGCGTTGGCCGAGGCCTGCGCCCGGGCGGGGATCACCTTCGTCGGGCCGTCGGCGGAGGTCCTCACGCTCACCGGCAACAAGGCCACCGCCATCGCGGCGGCGAAGGCTGCCGGCGTACCGACTCTGCAGTCGGTCGAGCCGTCCACCGACGTAGACGCACTCGTCTCCGCCGCTTCCGCCCTGCCCTACCCGCTCTTCGTCAAGGCGGTCGCCGGCGGCGGCGGTCGCGGCATGCGGCGGGTCGACTCGCCCGACAAGCTCCGCGAGGCGGTCGAGACCTGTATGCGTGAGGGCGAGGCCGCCTTCGGCGACCCCACCGTCTTCATCGAGCAGGCCGTGGTCGAGCCACGGCACATCGAGGTGCAGATCCTCGCCGACGGCGAGGGCAACGTGATCCACCTCTTCGAACGCGACTGCTCGGTGCAGCGCCGCCACCAGAAGGTCGTCGAGATCGCTCCTGCGCCGAATCTCGACCCTGAGCTGCGCGAACGCATGTGCGCGGACGCCGTGCGCTTCGCCAAGGAGATCGGCTACTCCTGCGCCGGCACCGTGGAGTTCCTGCTCGACCAGCACGGCAACTACGTGTTCATCGAGATGAACCCGCGTATCCAGGTCGAGCACACCGTGACCGAGGAGGTCACCGACGTCGACCTGGTCCGCTCCCAGATGCGGATCGCCGCCGGCGAGACCCTGGCCGACCTGGGGCTCACCCAGGACGCCGTGCAGCTGCGCGGCGCGGCGATGCAGTGCCGGATCACCACCGAGGACCCCGCCAACAACTTCCGCCCCGACACGGGCATGATCACCACCTACCGCTCCCCCGGCGGCGCCGGCATCCGCGTCGACGGTGGCACGATCTATGCCGGGGCCGAGGTCTCGCCCCACTTCGACTCGATGCTCGCCAAGCTGACCTGCCGTGGGCGTACGTTCGAGGACGCCGTGACCCGGGCGCGCCGGGCGGTGGCGGAGTTCCGGATCCGCGGGGTCGCGACCAACATCCCGTTCCTGCAGGCGCTGCTCGACGACCAGGACTTCATCGCCGGGTCGATCACGACCTCGTTCATCGAGACCCATCCGCAGCTGCTGACCGCGCGGGCCTCCGGCGACCGAGGCACCAAGCTGCTCACCTATCTCGCCGACGTCACCGTCAACCAGCCGCACGGCGCCGCGCCGGTCTCGCTCCACCCGGTCGAGAAGCTGCCGAAGCTGGACCTCTCCGAGGCTCCGCCGACCGGATCTCGCGACCTTCTGCGCGAGCTCGGGCCCGAGGGCTTCGCCGCCGCACTGCGAGCCCAGGAGCCGGTCGCGGTCACCGACACCACCTTCCGCGACGCCCACCAGTCGCTGCTGGCAACCCGGGTCCGCACCACCGACCTGCTCGGTGTCGCCGGCCATGTCGCCCGGCTGACGCCGCAGCTGTGGTCGCTGGAGGCATGGGGTGGGGCGACGTACGACGTGGCTCTCCGTTTCCTCTCCGAGGACCCGTGGGAGCGGCTCGCGCAGCTGCGTGAGGCGATCCCGAACGTCAACCTGCAGATGCTGCTGCGCGGTCGCAACACGGTGGGCTACACGCCCTACCCGACCGAGGTCACCGACGCGTTCGTCTCCGAGGCCGCCGAGACCGGGATCGACGTCTTCCGGATCTTCGACGCGCTCAACGACGTCTCCCAGATGCGACCGGCGATCGACGCGGTGCGCGCGACCGGGACGTCCATCGCGGAGGTGGCGCTCTGCTACACCGGCGACCTCTCCTCGCCCGACGAGAAGCTCTACACGCTCGACTACTACCTGCGGCTGGCCGAGGAGATCGTCTCAGCCGGGGCACACGTGCTCGCGATCAAGGACATGGCCGGGCTGCTGCGGGCGCCCGCCGCTCGCACCCTGGTGACCGCGCTCCGCTCGCGGTTCGACGTGCCGGTGCACCTGCACACCCACGACACCGCCGGTGGGCAGCTGGCCACGCTGACGGCCGCGATCGAGGCCGGGGTCGACGCCGTCGACGCGGCCTGTGCGTCCATGGCCGGGACCACCTCGCAGCCCCCGCTCTCCTCCTTGGTGGCGGCGACCGACCACACGCCGCGCGCCACGGGTCTGTCGCTGGCGGCGGTCAACTCGCTGGAGCCCTACTGGGAGGCCGTACGCCGCGTCTACGCGCCCTTCGAGTCCGGGCTGCCCGCGCCGACCGGCCGGGTCTACCGCCACGAGATCCCGGGCGGCCAGCTCTCCAACCTGCGCCAGCAGGCGATCGCGCTCGGGCTGGGCGAGAAGTTCGAGCAGATCGAGGACATGTACGCCGCGGCCAACCAGATCCTCGGCCGCGTCCCCAAGGTCACCCCGTCCTCGAAGGTCATCGGCGACCTGGCGCTCTCGCTCGTGGCGGCCGGGGCGGATCCGGCCGCGTTCGAGGCCGACCCGGCGTCGTACGACATCCCGGCCTCGGTCATCGGCTTCCTCAACGGGGAGCTCGGCGACCCGCCGGGAGGCTGGCCCGAGCCGTTCCGGGGCAAGGCGATCGCGGGACGCACATGGAAGGAGTCGTCGCCGACCCTGTCGGCCGAGGACGCCGCCGGGCTGGCCTCCGACCGGCGCGGGACGCTCAACCGGCTGCTCTTCCCGGGACCGACGAAGGAGTTCACCGAGGCCCGCTCGAAGTGGGGCGACGTGTCGGTGATCTCGACCCTCGACTACCTCTACGGCATGCGCGAGGGCGAGGAGCACATCGTCGAGCTCTCCGAGGGCAAGACGGTGATCTTCGGGCTCACCGCCGTCTCCGAGCCCGACGAGCGCGGCATCCGCACCGTCATGGCGACGATCAACGGCCACCTGCGCCCGATCGAGGTCCGTGACCGCTCGGTCGCCGCCGAGGTCGCCGCCGCGGAGAAGGCCGACCCGGCTGTTCCCGGCCAGGTCGCGGCACCGTTCCAAGGCGTCGTCACCATCGCGGTCGAGACCGGCGAGTCGGTCAAGGCCGGCGACACTGTCGCCACCATCGAGGCGATGAAGATGGAGGCCGCCATCACCGCACCTGTCGACGGCACCGTCTCCCGCCTCGCCTTCTCCGGCACCCAGTCCGTCGACGGCGGCGACCTGGTCCTCGTGCTCGACTGA
- a CDS encoding response regulator produces the protein MTAVTSGPRFSHVDDATAMRASLSLLLPELRFVSSHESVEDLLTARPEADVVILDLHLANTGQPDASQGTTAIRRIVEAGYRVCIYSQEERRFVLAACLAAGATGVVSKAASLAEAEAAFRAVAAGEPVIPPGITGLIEVLVRRRSITVLTPRQREVLAHRARGLTYAEMSRSMYLSESTLRGYWMELAQLVSEYLRETSPGDIEHALGLRPGDLLDLWPG, from the coding sequence ATGACCGCCGTGACCTCCGGGCCACGCTTCAGCCATGTGGACGACGCGACCGCGATGCGAGCCTCGCTGAGCCTGCTCCTGCCCGAGCTGAGGTTCGTGTCCAGCCACGAGAGCGTCGAGGACCTGCTGACCGCGCGGCCGGAGGCCGACGTGGTGATCCTCGATCTCCACCTCGCCAACACCGGCCAGCCCGACGCCTCCCAGGGCACCACCGCGATCCGGCGGATCGTCGAGGCCGGCTACCGGGTCTGCATCTACTCCCAGGAGGAGCGCCGCTTCGTGCTCGCCGCCTGTCTGGCCGCTGGGGCGACCGGAGTCGTCTCGAAGGCGGCCTCGCTGGCCGAGGCGGAGGCGGCGTTCCGCGCCGTCGCCGCCGGAGAGCCGGTGATCCCCCCGGGCATCACCGGTCTCATCGAGGTCCTCGTACGCCGCCGCAGCATCACCGTCCTCACCCCGCGGCAACGCGAGGTGCTCGCCCATCGCGCCCGCGGCCTGACGTACGCCGAGATGAGCCGGTCGATGTATCTGTCCGAGTCGACCTTGCGCGGCTACTGGATGGAGCTGGCGCAGCTGGTCTCGGAGTATCTGCGCGAGACCTCGCCGGGTGACATCGAGCATGCCCTCGGGCTGCGCCCGGGGGACCTGCTCGACCTCTGGCCAGGGTGA
- a CDS encoding ATP-binding protein: MPHSTRAAAVRLVALFVAGMRLATLAQMAPSLLAAMPALSQVDRPWLTGVTWIFATVMLVVIAAVTVVTQRPPGVAYAVLDVAVAVTLLVVGLWTVPVELRTGTWVGFQLGYALCVSCSLPAVRSRWLWMFLLVSLAAAEAVYIAPTVDDLADLTGAVSTCLTLLVLGPLAWFGCQTIVRIGTEADEARRFAAAAAKAEEERRARLAIHNGTAMMRLLVETDAADGHGALRSQAEVELNRMRAYLSGQTPPPASEATNLAAVVTALGAEFDDLPITVVADLAQDVALPRTLADDLAAALRSLLLNVRQHARANRVVLHAAEDEAGAGWEVTLHDDGIGFDPSVTAYGVGLREVVVAQLARSGVDVEISSIPDLGTTVTLAQAAAMEVS; the protein is encoded by the coding sequence GTGCCACATTCGACCCGGGCCGCCGCTGTCCGTCTGGTGGCCCTCTTCGTTGCCGGGATGCGACTGGCGACCCTCGCACAGATGGCGCCGTCCCTGCTGGCGGCGATGCCCGCGCTGTCCCAGGTGGACCGCCCCTGGCTGACCGGGGTGACCTGGATTTTCGCGACCGTCATGCTCGTCGTCATAGCCGCGGTGACGGTGGTGACGCAGCGGCCGCCGGGAGTGGCGTACGCCGTGCTGGACGTCGCGGTGGCCGTGACGCTGCTGGTCGTCGGCCTGTGGACGGTCCCGGTGGAGCTGCGTACGGGCACCTGGGTGGGGTTCCAGCTGGGCTACGCGCTGTGCGTGTCCTGCTCGCTGCCGGCCGTACGCTCGCGGTGGCTGTGGATGTTCCTGCTCGTCTCGCTGGCGGCCGCCGAGGCGGTCTACATCGCGCCGACCGTGGACGATCTGGCCGACCTCACCGGCGCGGTGAGCACGTGCCTGACCCTGCTCGTCCTCGGCCCGCTGGCCTGGTTCGGCTGCCAGACGATCGTGCGGATCGGGACCGAGGCCGATGAGGCGCGGCGCTTCGCCGCTGCAGCGGCCAAGGCCGAGGAGGAGCGCCGTGCCCGGCTCGCGATCCACAACGGCACCGCGATGATGCGACTGCTGGTGGAGACCGACGCCGCCGACGGCCACGGCGCGCTGCGCTCACAGGCCGAGGTCGAGCTCAACCGGATGCGTGCCTATCTGAGCGGCCAGACCCCGCCGCCGGCGAGCGAGGCGACCAACCTCGCCGCGGTGGTCACCGCCCTCGGCGCGGAGTTCGACGACCTCCCGATCACGGTCGTCGCCGACCTCGCCCAAGACGTCGCTCTCCCGCGAACCCTCGCCGACGACCTTGCGGCCGCACTGCGCAGCCTGCTCCTCAACGTACGTCAGCACGCTCGGGCGAACCGGGTCGTCCTGCACGCCGCCGAGGACGAAGCCGGCGCCGGCTGGGAGGTCACCCTCCACGACGACGGGATCGGCTTCGACCCCTCGGTGACGGCGTACGGGGTCGGCCTTCGGGAGGTGGTCGTCGCACAGCTCGCGCGCTCAGGCGTCGACGTCGAGATCAGCAGCATCCCCGACCTGGGCACGACCGTCACCCTCGCCCAGGCTGCCGCCATGGAGGTGTCGTGA
- a CDS encoding LysR family transcriptional regulator — protein MPTSSSSAPSADQLLVLLEVARSGRFTTAARSLGLTHTTVSRNISALERALGGRILVRGSDGWALTALGERAARAAEGVAESLARLAADEPADPVAGVVRMSTTDGFAAYVASPAVAALRQDHPELAVEIVTVTRQAAQHRSGVDIEVVVGEPAVNRGRALHLGGYELGLYASPDYLERHSIPATIEEAVRHRLVYFVDSMLQVDELDVPRRLLPGIRDAVTSTNVFVHVEATRAGAGLGLLPCFMADRHPDLVRLLRAEIHQRLPYWAVVHPESWRRPAVAAVVGGLRQQMTEQQDAMYGR, from the coding sequence ATGCCCACCTCCTCGTCCTCGGCCCCCTCCGCCGACCAGCTCTTGGTGCTCCTCGAGGTGGCGCGCAGCGGCCGCTTCACCACCGCTGCCCGTTCGCTGGGCCTGACCCACACGACGGTCAGCCGCAACATCTCCGCCCTCGAGCGCGCCCTCGGCGGCCGGATCCTGGTGCGCGGCTCCGACGGATGGGCGCTGACCGCTCTGGGCGAGCGCGCAGCGCGGGCCGCCGAGGGGGTCGCCGAGTCGCTGGCCCGGCTCGCTGCCGACGAGCCCGCCGACCCGGTGGCCGGGGTGGTCAGGATGTCGACGACCGACGGGTTCGCTGCGTACGTCGCCTCGCCGGCCGTCGCCGCGCTGCGACAGGACCATCCCGAGCTCGCCGTCGAGATCGTCACCGTGACCCGGCAGGCCGCCCAGCACCGCTCCGGCGTCGACATCGAGGTCGTCGTCGGCGAACCGGCGGTCAACCGCGGCCGTGCGCTGCACCTGGGCGGGTACGAGCTCGGCCTCTACGCCTCCCCCGACTATCTGGAGCGTCACAGCATCCCAGCCACGATCGAGGAAGCCGTACGCCACCGCCTCGTCTACTTCGTCGACTCGATGCTCCAGGTCGACGAGCTCGACGTCCCCCGACGGCTCCTGCCCGGCATCCGCGACGCGGTCACCTCGACGAACGTCTTCGTGCACGTCGAGGCGACCCGGGCCGGAGCCGGTCTGGGGCTGCTGCCCTGCTTCATGGCCGACCGTCATCCCGACCTCGTCCGGCTGCTCCGTGCGGAGATCCACCAGCGGCTGCCGTACTGGGCGGTCGTGCATCCTGAGTCATGGCGCCGGCCGGCCGTGGCCGCCGTCGTGGGCGGCCTGCGGCAGCAGATGACCGAACAGCAGGACGCCATGTACGGCCGGTGA
- a CDS encoding MFS transporter, which translates to MSMKQPGATAPTDPPAGDSSEEGQSLLRRTVAASMAGTVVEWYDFFLYATASALVFAKVIMPATGNAYDAIIAAFVTYAIGFVARPLGGIVFGHIGDRLGRKYTLQVTIMMIGVATVLMGCLPTYDQIGLAAPIALVVLRFVQGLALGGEWGGAVLLVAEHAPDDRRATWAAWPQAAVPVGNLLATLVLTVMTLALSDAAFLAWGWRVAFWLSAVVVVVGYYIRRSVTDSPIFEEAKAEQGEVASAGYGVFEVIRRYPLGVAKGMGLRFAENIMYYLVVSFSIVYLVEDQKMDQGALLGLIAVAHACHFFFILAVGRLADSVGRKPVYLVGAVLGATWGFWAFPMLDTKNNAAILAALIAGLAIHALMYSTQPAIMAEMFPTRMRYSGISISYQVTSIFAGSLAPLLAIAWLKDTGTWTNTAIYLAVAGIITGLVVLTLKETRGTSLRALDRADAEREVSPA; encoded by the coding sequence ATGTCCATGAAGCAGCCGGGCGCGACCGCCCCCACCGACCCGCCAGCCGGAGATTCCTCAGAAGAAGGGCAGAGCCTGCTCCGCAGGACCGTGGCCGCCTCCATGGCCGGCACGGTCGTGGAGTGGTACGACTTCTTCCTCTACGCCACCGCCTCGGCGCTCGTCTTCGCCAAGGTGATCATGCCGGCGACCGGCAACGCCTACGACGCGATCATCGCCGCGTTCGTCACCTACGCCATCGGGTTCGTCGCCAGGCCGCTGGGCGGGATCGTCTTCGGCCACATCGGCGACCGACTCGGCCGCAAGTACACGCTGCAGGTGACGATCATGATGATCGGTGTCGCCACCGTGCTGATGGGCTGCCTGCCGACGTACGACCAGATCGGGCTCGCCGCGCCGATCGCCCTGGTGGTGCTGCGGTTCGTGCAGGGGCTCGCTCTGGGCGGTGAGTGGGGCGGTGCCGTCCTGCTGGTCGCCGAGCACGCACCGGACGACCGCCGGGCGACCTGGGCGGCGTGGCCGCAGGCCGCGGTGCCGGTGGGCAACCTGCTCGCCACGCTGGTGCTGACCGTGATGACGCTTGCGCTCTCCGACGCGGCGTTCCTGGCGTGGGGCTGGCGGGTCGCGTTCTGGCTCTCCGCCGTCGTGGTCGTCGTCGGCTACTACATCCGCCGCTCGGTCACCGACTCGCCGATCTTCGAGGAGGCGAAGGCCGAGCAGGGCGAGGTCGCCTCGGCCGGCTACGGCGTCTTCGAGGTGATCCGCCGCTACCCGCTGGGTGTGGCCAAGGGGATGGGCCTGCGGTTCGCGGAGAACATCATGTACTACCTGGTGGTGTCGTTCTCGATCGTCTACCTGGTCGAGGACCAGAAGATGGACCAGGGCGCGCTGCTCGGCCTGATCGCGGTCGCGCACGCCTGCCACTTCTTCTTCATCCTCGCGGTCGGGCGGCTCGCCGACAGCGTGGGCCGCAAGCCGGTCTACCTCGTCGGTGCGGTGCTCGGCGCGACCTGGGGCTTCTGGGCGTTCCCGATGCTCGACACGAAGAACAACGCTGCGATCCTGGCGGCGCTGATCGCCGGTCTGGCGATCCACGCCCTGATGTACTCCACCCAGCCCGCGATCATGGCCGAGATGTTCCCGACCCGGATGCGCTACTCCGGCATCTCGATCTCCTACCAGGTGACCTCGATCTTCGCCGGCTCGCTCGCGCCGCTGCTGGCCATCGCCTGGCTCAAGGACACCGGCACCTGGACCAACACCGCGATCTACCTCGCCGTGGCCGGCATCATCACCGGGCTCGTCGTGCTCACGCTCAAGGAGACCCGGGGCACCTCGCTGCGGGCGCTGGACCGCGCCGACGCCGAGCGAGAGGTGAGCCCGGCGTGA
- a CDS encoding 3-hydroxybutyrate dehydrogenase — translation MTSATTAPASVDASGRTLRGRRALVTGGASGIGAAVARELAARGARVVVADLAGDAAHALAEEIGGEVWVVDLAATQELDDLALEVDVLVNNAGIQRVSPIEEFDPDDFRRIHSIMLVAPFLLVRAALPHMYANGWGRIVNISSVHGLVGSPFKSAYVSAKHGLEGLSKVTALEGGPHGVTSVCINPGYVRTPLVEKQIADQAKVHDVPAAEVVERVLLQDVAVKRLVEPEEVGSLVGWLTGPDASMVSGASWAMDGGWSAR, via the coding sequence GTGACGTCGGCGACGACGGCCCCGGCTTCGGTGGATGCCTCCGGACGTACGCTGCGGGGCCGACGTGCGCTGGTGACCGGAGGAGCGTCGGGGATCGGCGCGGCGGTGGCCCGTGAGCTCGCCGCCCGTGGCGCGCGGGTCGTCGTCGCCGACCTGGCCGGCGACGCCGCCCATGCCCTGGCCGAGGAGATCGGCGGCGAGGTATGGGTGGTCGACCTGGCCGCCACCCAGGAGCTCGACGACCTCGCTCTGGAGGTCGACGTCCTGGTCAACAACGCCGGGATCCAGCGGGTCAGCCCGATCGAGGAGTTCGACCCCGACGACTTCCGCCGGATCCACTCGATCATGCTCGTCGCGCCGTTCCTGCTGGTCAGAGCCGCCTTGCCGCACATGTACGCCAACGGCTGGGGTCGCATCGTCAACATCTCGTCCGTGCACGGACTGGTCGGCTCGCCCTTCAAGAGCGCCTACGTATCGGCCAAGCACGGTCTGGAGGGACTCTCCAAGGTGACCGCCCTGGAGGGCGGCCCGCACGGAGTGACCAGCGTCTGCATCAACCCCGGCTACGTGCGTACGCCGCTGGTGGAGAAGCAGATCGCCGACCAGGCCAAGGTGCACGATGTCCCGGCTGCCGAGGTCGTCGAGCGGGTGCTGTTGCAGGACGTGGCGGTGAAGCGGCTGGTCGAGCCGGAGGAGGTCGGCTCGCTGGTCGGCTGGCTCACCGGACCCGACGCCTCGATGGTCTCCGGTGCCTCGTGGGCCATGGACGGTGGTTGGAGCGCCCGATAG